A stretch of the Bordetella genomosp. 8 genome encodes the following:
- a CDS encoding acyl-CoA desaturase, whose product MRGDSEGGIGGWTTSIRRWVDTQAQGAPGGDLDRIDVARALPFLLLHLACLGVFWTGVSPVALAVAAGLYALRMFALTAFYHRYFSHRTFRTSRPMQFVFALAGAACAQRGPLWWAAHHRHHHRHADDALDLHSPMRHGFLWSHMGWFLTPRAFATDMQRVPDLRNFPELRWLDRYDVAVPAVLALGCYALGAALEHYAPGLGTDGPQMLVWGFCISTVALFHATVTINSLAHRYGKRRYDTSDASRNNLWLALLTFGEGWHNNHHFYPGSARQGFRAGEIDITWYGLRLLAAAGLIWDLKPVPAWVLARAKE is encoded by the coding sequence ATGCGCGGGGACTCGGAAGGTGGCATCGGTGGCTGGACCACGTCGATACGGCGGTGGGTGGACACGCAGGCGCAGGGCGCGCCGGGCGGCGACCTGGATCGTATCGACGTGGCCCGGGCGCTGCCATTCCTGCTACTGCACCTGGCCTGCCTGGGGGTGTTCTGGACGGGCGTATCGCCGGTGGCGTTGGCGGTGGCGGCGGGGCTGTACGCGCTGCGCATGTTCGCCCTTACCGCCTTCTACCACCGCTATTTTTCCCACCGCACCTTCCGCACGTCGCGGCCCATGCAGTTCGTGTTCGCGCTCGCGGGCGCCGCCTGTGCGCAGCGGGGGCCCTTGTGGTGGGCGGCGCATCATCGTCACCACCATCGCCATGCGGATGACGCCCTGGATTTGCATTCGCCCATGCGCCACGGCTTCCTGTGGAGCCACATGGGCTGGTTCCTGACGCCGCGCGCTTTCGCCACCGACATGCAGCGCGTGCCCGATCTCAGGAATTTCCCCGAATTGCGTTGGCTGGACCGCTACGATGTCGCCGTGCCGGCGGTGTTGGCGCTGGGCTGCTATGCCCTGGGCGCCGCCCTTGAGCACTACGCCCCCGGCCTGGGTACCGATGGTCCGCAGATGCTGGTATGGGGCTTCTGCATCTCCACGGTGGCGCTATTCCACGCGACGGTGACCATCAACTCCTTGGCGCACCGTTATGGCAAGCGCCGCTACGATACCTCGGACGCCAGCCGCAACAACCTGTGGCTGGCGCTGCTGACCTTCGGGGAAGGCTGGCATAACAACCATCATTTCTATCCTGGCTCGGCGCGCCAGGGCTTTCGCGCCGGCGAGATCGATATCACCTGGTATGGCCTGCGGCTGCTGGCGGCCGCTGGACTGATCTGGGACCTGAAGCCCGTGCCGGCCTGGGTGCTGGCGCGCGCCAAGGAGTGA
- a CDS encoding cation diffusion facilitator family transporter: MATGSKKVIYVALAGNLLIALTKLFAAMYTGSSAMLSEAVHSLVDTGNGGFLLYGMRQARRPPDKRFPFGHGKEIYFWSFIVALLIFSLGAGISIYEGVRHLREPVRIEDPVVNYIVLGLSMLFEGSAWLVALKEFRRQKGKQGYLEAVEAGKDPTAFAVLLEDSAAMLGLLFALAGLTLSEVTGNMMYDGAASIVIGVILASVAILLARETKGLLIGESASPEVVDGVRALMEETPGVDRVNEILTMHMGPDYILVNVSLMLSPTLDRAQAHEIFDLIDARIKSRYRRVKRVFIESETRLQRTGSDQPSN; encoded by the coding sequence ATGGCTACCGGCAGCAAGAAAGTCATTTATGTGGCGCTGGCTGGCAACTTGCTCATCGCCCTGACGAAGTTGTTCGCCGCCATGTACACCGGCAGCTCCGCCATGCTGTCCGAAGCGGTCCATTCACTGGTGGACACCGGCAACGGCGGATTCCTGCTGTATGGCATGCGGCAGGCGCGGCGACCGCCCGACAAGCGCTTTCCCTTCGGCCACGGCAAGGAAATCTACTTCTGGAGCTTCATCGTGGCGCTGCTGATCTTCTCGCTCGGCGCCGGCATCTCGATCTACGAAGGCGTCCGGCACTTGCGTGAGCCCGTCCGGATCGAAGACCCCGTCGTCAACTACATCGTGCTCGGACTGAGCATGTTGTTCGAAGGCAGTGCGTGGCTGGTGGCGCTCAAGGAATTCAGGCGGCAAAAGGGCAAGCAGGGGTATCTGGAAGCAGTCGAAGCCGGGAAGGATCCCACGGCATTCGCGGTGCTCCTGGAAGACAGCGCCGCCATGTTGGGCCTGCTGTTCGCACTGGCGGGGCTCACCTTGAGCGAGGTCACCGGCAACATGATGTATGACGGCGCCGCGTCCATCGTCATCGGGGTGATCCTCGCGTCCGTGGCGATATTGCTGGCCCGCGAGACCAAGGGCCTGCTGATCGGCGAAAGCGCCTCGCCGGAGGTGGTGGACGGTGTCCGGGCGCTGATGGAAGAAACCCCTGGCGTCGATCGCGTCAACGAAATCCTGACCATGCATATGGGCCCGGACTACATACTGGTCAACGTCAGCCTGATGCTATCGCCCACTCTGGATCGCGCACAGGCGCATGAGATATTCGACCTGATCGATGCGCGCATCAAGTCGCGCTACCGGCGGGTCAAGCGCGTCTTCATCGAATCCGAAACGCGGCTACAGCGTACGGGCAGCGACCAGCCCTCGAATTAG
- a CDS encoding Bug family tripartite tricarboxylate transporter substrate binding protein, whose amino-acid sequence MLAIASVLPNAGWAQPASWPDRPVKIVVPFQAGSATDLITRQVALVLSRDFGQPFVVEAHPGAAAAIGSSIVARAAPDGYTLLMGGPAAVVTNRFTQKNLGYDPDKFELVSMVAYTPNILLTTPGQPFKTLPEMVAYARAHPGKLTYASFGTGTTSHLAGELLKQATGTDILHVPYKGAGEAIPALLGGQVSLYFDTIMTGLPQVRSGKLVALGMSTAKRSDQAPDIPTIAEQGYPGYDIAPWYGIVAPAGTPEPILDKLNAAINKALQSGELRTKLAEAGAEPYGGSRESFKELIAKEIPRTRKLLEQAGFVDK is encoded by the coding sequence ATGCTCGCTATCGCGTCAGTCCTGCCTAATGCCGGATGGGCTCAGCCCGCCTCCTGGCCAGACCGGCCGGTCAAAATCGTCGTTCCATTCCAGGCGGGATCCGCCACTGACCTGATCACGCGGCAAGTCGCGCTGGTGCTATCGCGGGACTTCGGCCAGCCATTCGTGGTGGAGGCACACCCCGGCGCCGCGGCCGCCATCGGAAGCTCCATCGTCGCCCGGGCCGCTCCGGATGGCTACACCTTGTTGATGGGGGGACCGGCGGCGGTCGTCACCAACCGGTTCACGCAAAAAAACCTTGGCTACGATCCTGACAAGTTCGAGCTTGTCTCCATGGTGGCCTACACGCCGAATATCCTTTTGACCACGCCCGGGCAGCCGTTCAAGACCCTGCCGGAGATGGTGGCTTACGCGCGCGCCCACCCGGGCAAGCTGACATACGCGTCCTTCGGCACCGGCACCACGTCCCATCTGGCCGGCGAACTGCTGAAACAAGCCACCGGCACCGACATTCTTCACGTGCCCTACAAAGGGGCCGGCGAAGCCATTCCCGCGCTGCTGGGCGGACAGGTAAGCCTGTACTTCGACACGATCATGACGGGACTGCCGCAGGTACGGTCCGGCAAGCTGGTCGCCCTGGGTATGTCCACCGCCAAGCGCTCCGATCAGGCGCCGGACATCCCCACCATCGCGGAACAGGGCTACCCTGGCTATGACATCGCGCCGTGGTATGGGATCGTGGCCCCGGCCGGTACGCCGGAACCGATATTGGACAAACTGAATGCCGCGATCAACAAGGCCCTGCAAAGCGGCGAGCTGCGGACCAAGCTCGCGGAGGCAGGGGCGGAGCCTTACGGTGGAAGCCGCGAATCCTTCAAGGAATTGATCGCCAAGGAAATCCCGCGCACCCGCAAGCTCCTGGAGCAAGCCGGCTTCGTCGACAAATGA
- a CDS encoding GntR family transcriptional regulator, with product MEKLLLPRSALNAEEEAYQHIQRQIVQGAARPGSRLVPEIIAGEIGISRTPVRVALRRLASEGLVTIRTNRSAVVRRLNRREMLEVFQIRSVLEGLALRNAMENMGPVQLHRLDAMLDQLDGTAPAAVDQTSTHREFHEYLCGFCRQPRLQQQIADLHAVVEPYMRLWASEPGRVAVRMREAHQELIDAIRGGDPAHCEATMRKHVMATVSALAPFLPDDDGRAE from the coding sequence ATGGAAAAACTGCTGCTGCCCAGAAGCGCGTTGAACGCGGAAGAGGAGGCGTATCAGCACATACAACGCCAGATCGTGCAGGGAGCCGCGCGGCCCGGCAGCCGCCTCGTCCCGGAGATCATCGCCGGCGAAATCGGTATCAGCCGCACCCCTGTGCGGGTGGCGCTGCGACGCCTGGCCTCCGAAGGTCTGGTCACGATACGCACCAATCGCAGCGCGGTGGTGCGCCGGCTGAATCGCCGCGAAATGCTGGAGGTATTCCAGATACGATCGGTCCTGGAGGGCCTCGCATTGCGCAACGCGATGGAGAACATGGGCCCCGTCCAACTGCACCGCCTCGACGCCATGCTGGATCAACTCGACGGCACCGCGCCCGCGGCCGTGGACCAGACCAGCACCCATCGCGAATTCCACGAGTACCTGTGCGGCTTCTGTCGGCAACCCAGGCTGCAACAGCAGATCGCGGACCTGCACGCGGTGGTGGAGCCCTACATGCGCCTGTGGGCCTCAGAGCCCGGCCGCGTCGCGGTCCGCATGCGAGAGGCGCACCAGGAACTGATCGACGCCATACGCGGCGGCGATCCGGCACATTGCGAAGCGACGATGCGCAAGCACGTGATGGCCACCGTGTCGGCGCTCGCACCGTTTCTGCCGGATGACGACGGGCGCGCTGAGTAG
- the pdxR gene encoding MocR-like pyridoxine biosynthesis transcription factor PdxR, whose protein sequence is MDAMLSEWLKAQMAEPSSEPAYRRLARLLQSAILEGRLAPGLRLPASRVLAADLSIARNTAIQVYEQLQVEGYVESRTGSGTYVADTRPPVSLPARAPLRRPASGMRRLSERGRRTIEMASVARTQWGAFMPGVPDVTEFPSRIWSRLQNRIWRHGRQELMTYAPGGGYPPLRRAIASYLRVSRAATCAPEQIIVTTGIHQSVDLAIRLLCDVGDEVWVEDPCYWGVRTLLLSSGLKPVPIAVDAEGMNPSARQLGRPPRLIICTPSHQYPLGCVMSLQRRRTLLQYARMHGCWIIEDDYDSEFRYGIGPLASLQGLDQDGQVIYVSSFSKVLFPGMRVGYMVVPEAIAELFAKGIAELYREGQMMAQATLGEFIDEGHLASHIRRMRALYQQRRDTLLAAIRDSYRDRFPVLGDDAGLHLVLALPGIRDDSDVAGRAAAAGIMVRALSGYYATRRGARQGLILGYACVPQARIPSSFAVLRDVIDAA, encoded by the coding sequence TTGGACGCCATGCTGAGCGAATGGTTGAAGGCCCAGATGGCGGAGCCTTCGAGCGAACCGGCCTATCGCCGGCTGGCCCGGCTGTTGCAGTCAGCCATCCTGGAAGGCCGACTCGCGCCAGGGCTCCGGCTGCCCGCCTCCCGTGTACTGGCCGCGGATTTGTCCATCGCGCGCAATACCGCGATCCAGGTCTACGAGCAGTTGCAGGTGGAGGGCTATGTGGAATCGCGAACCGGCAGCGGCACCTATGTCGCCGATACCAGGCCCCCCGTATCCCTGCCGGCGCGGGCACCGTTGCGCCGCCCGGCCAGCGGCATGCGGCGGCTATCGGAACGGGGCCGCCGTACCATCGAAATGGCCAGCGTGGCCCGCACGCAATGGGGCGCCTTCATGCCTGGCGTGCCGGACGTCACGGAGTTCCCGAGCCGCATATGGAGCCGGCTGCAAAACCGGATCTGGCGCCATGGCCGGCAGGAGCTGATGACCTACGCGCCGGGCGGCGGGTATCCGCCCTTGCGGCGCGCGATCGCCAGTTATCTGCGCGTATCGCGGGCGGCGACATGCGCGCCGGAGCAGATCATCGTCACCACGGGAATCCACCAATCCGTGGACCTGGCGATCCGTCTGCTGTGCGACGTCGGTGACGAGGTCTGGGTCGAAGACCCCTGCTACTGGGGTGTGCGCACCCTGTTGCTGTCGTCGGGCTTGAAGCCCGTGCCGATCGCCGTCGATGCCGAAGGCATGAACCCATCTGCTCGCCAGCTTGGCCGTCCGCCACGCCTTATCATCTGCACACCGTCACACCAGTATCCGCTGGGTTGCGTGATGAGCCTGCAACGCCGGCGCACACTATTGCAGTACGCCCGCATGCACGGCTGCTGGATCATCGAGGACGACTACGACAGCGAGTTCCGCTACGGCATCGGCCCTCTGGCGTCCTTGCAGGGACTGGACCAGGACGGACAGGTCATCTACGTCAGCAGCTTCAGCAAGGTCCTTTTTCCCGGCATGCGCGTGGGGTACATGGTCGTCCCGGAAGCCATCGCCGAGCTGTTCGCCAAAGGCATTGCCGAGCTATACCGGGAAGGCCAGATGATGGCGCAGGCGACACTGGGCGAATTCATCGATGAGGGCCACCTGGCCTCGCATATTCGCCGCATGCGCGCGCTGTATCAGCAGCGCCGTGACACCCTGCTTGCGGCGATCCGGGATAGTTACAGGGACCGGTTTCCGGTCCTAGGCGACGACGCCGGCCTGCACCTCGTGCTGGCGCTCCCCGGGATACGCGATGACAGCGACGTGGCGGGGCGCGCCGCGGCCGCGGGGATCATGGTGCGCGCGCTCAGCGGCTATTACGCTACGCGGCGCGGCGCGCGCCAAGGTCTCATCCTCGGCTATGCATGCGTACCGCAGGCCCGCATCCCTTCGTCGTTCGCGGTGCTCCGCGACGTGATAGATGCGGCATAG
- the gabT gene encoding 4-aminobutyrate--2-oxoglutarate transaminase yields MKNESLQQRRLAASPRGIGVACDFYAAKALNAELWDVEGRRYIDFAAGIAVLNTGHRHPRVTRAVAAQLECFTHTAYQVVPYESYVSLAERINALSPGAHAKKTAFFTTGAEAVENAVKIARAATGRPAVIAFGGAFHGRTLLTMALTGKVAPYKVGFGPFPADVYHVPFPNALQGVTPDDSLQALQRLFKFDVEPSRVAAIIIEPVQGEGGFNPVPAALMQALRTLCDEHGILLIADEVQTGFARTGKLFAMEHFGVVPDIMTFAKSLAGGLPLSGVCGRAEIMDAPAPGGLGGTYAGNPLAIAAAHAVLDVIAEEDLAGRAQALGDRLKTRLSALRPRVPQIAEIRGLGGMVAVEFNDASGAPDAEFTSAFQQRALRSGLLLLTCGVYGNVVRFLFPLTIEDAIFEEALDILEASLLA; encoded by the coding sequence ATGAAGAACGAATCGTTGCAACAGCGGCGCCTGGCAGCATCGCCGCGCGGCATCGGCGTCGCGTGTGACTTCTACGCGGCCAAGGCGCTGAATGCCGAACTGTGGGATGTGGAGGGGCGCCGATACATCGACTTCGCCGCCGGTATCGCCGTCCTGAATACCGGCCATCGCCATCCGCGGGTGACCCGGGCGGTCGCCGCCCAGCTCGAGTGCTTCACGCATACAGCCTACCAGGTCGTTCCCTACGAATCCTATGTCTCCCTGGCCGAACGCATCAATGCGCTGAGTCCTGGCGCGCACGCCAAGAAGACCGCTTTCTTTACCACGGGCGCCGAAGCGGTCGAAAACGCCGTCAAGATCGCGCGCGCAGCCACCGGCCGTCCGGCGGTGATCGCTTTCGGCGGCGCCTTTCACGGCCGGACCTTGCTGACGATGGCGCTGACGGGAAAGGTCGCGCCCTACAAAGTCGGTTTCGGGCCGTTTCCCGCCGATGTCTACCATGTGCCCTTCCCCAACGCCCTGCAGGGCGTCACGCCCGATGACTCGCTGCAAGCCCTGCAGCGCCTGTTCAAATTCGATGTGGAGCCCAGCCGCGTGGCCGCGATCATCATCGAGCCGGTGCAGGGCGAAGGCGGCTTCAACCCCGTGCCCGCGGCGCTCATGCAGGCGCTGCGTACGCTCTGCGACGAGCACGGCATCCTCCTGATCGCGGATGAAGTCCAGACCGGTTTCGCTCGAACGGGGAAACTGTTCGCCATGGAGCATTTCGGCGTGGTCCCCGACATCATGACCTTCGCCAAGAGCCTGGCCGGCGGCTTGCCGCTATCCGGCGTGTGCGGTCGCGCCGAGATCATGGACGCGCCGGCGCCGGGCGGGCTGGGCGGCACCTATGCGGGTAATCCGCTGGCCATCGCGGCAGCGCATGCCGTGCTGGACGTCATTGCCGAAGAAGACCTGGCCGGGCGTGCCCAGGCCTTGGGCGACCGGCTCAAGACGCGCCTGTCCGCCTTGCGTCCGCGGGTCCCGCAGATCGCTGAGATACGAGGTCTGGGAGGCATGGTGGCTGTCGAGTTCAACGACGCGTCCGGCGCGCCGGACGCGGAATTCACAAGTGCATTCCAGCAGCGGGCACTGCGCAGCGGACTGCTGCTACTGACCTGCGGCGTGTATGGCAACGTCGTACGCTTTCTTTTCCCGTTGACGATCGAAGACGCAATATTCGAAGAAGCGCTGGACATCCTGGAAGCGAGCCTGCTGGCCTGA
- the secG gene encoding preprotein translocase subunit SecG, which translates to MSFMLSALMIVQVLSALAIIVLVLLQQGKGADMGSAFGTGSAGSLFGASGAANFLSRTTKWAAVVFFVTTAGLAYVTHKGVEQPTTLDSGVMSGYQAPADKSVPQAPGGASVPAPATQGDASVPGSGVPSTGGAAPAQTAPAKPDASVPQAPAAPATPAAPVKPATPAK; encoded by the coding sequence ATGTCTTTCATGCTTTCCGCGCTGATGATCGTGCAGGTGCTTTCGGCACTGGCCATCATCGTTCTGGTCCTGCTGCAGCAAGGCAAGGGCGCCGATATGGGTTCGGCTTTCGGCACTGGCTCCGCCGGCAGCCTGTTCGGCGCTTCGGGCGCGGCCAACTTCCTGTCGCGGACCACCAAATGGGCCGCCGTGGTCTTCTTCGTCACGACGGCCGGCCTGGCCTATGTCACCCACAAGGGTGTCGAACAGCCCACCACGCTGGATTCGGGCGTGATGTCGGGTTACCAGGCGCCCGCCGACAAGTCCGTGCCTCAGGCTCCGGGTGGCGCGTCCGTGCCGGCCCCGGCCACGCAGGGCGATGCGTCTGTGCCCGGCAGCGGCGTCCCGTCGACCGGCGGCGCCGCGCCCGCGCAGACCGCGCCGGCCAAGCCCGACGCGTCTGTGCCGCAAGCCCCCGCCGCGCCGGCCACGCCCGCCGCGCCCGTCAAACCGGCCACGCCGGCGAAGTAA
- the tpiA gene encoding triose-phosphate isomerase, which produces MSTDDRRDTPADAASQTPAGAARARLVLGNWKMHGSLAENAALLDALRARAGAGTCQVGVCVPFPYLAQTQALLDGSAVSWGAQDISVHDKGAYTGEVSAAMLKDFGCRWALAGHSERRAMHGETDELVAEKAKTALAAGLTPVVCVGETLAEREGGNTLGVIERQLEPVLALGAQSLIHVVLAYEPVWAIGTGRTATPEQAQEVHGAIRVALRGLGVPGVRILYGGSVKAANAAELFAMPDIDGALVGGASLVADEFLRIAAI; this is translated from the coding sequence ATGAGCACAGACGATCGCCGTGACACGCCGGCCGATGCCGCCAGCCAGACGCCCGCCGGCGCCGCCCGCGCGCGCCTCGTCCTGGGCAACTGGAAAATGCACGGCAGCCTGGCCGAAAACGCCGCGCTGCTGGATGCCTTGCGCGCCCGCGCCGGGGCCGGCACCTGCCAGGTTGGCGTCTGCGTGCCGTTTCCCTATTTGGCGCAGACCCAGGCCCTGCTCGACGGCAGTGCCGTTTCCTGGGGCGCGCAGGACATCAGCGTGCACGACAAGGGCGCCTATACCGGCGAAGTCTCGGCCGCCATGTTGAAGGATTTCGGCTGCCGCTGGGCCCTGGCCGGCCATTCCGAGCGCCGCGCCATGCACGGCGAAACGGATGAGCTGGTCGCGGAGAAGGCCAAGACCGCGCTGGCCGCCGGCCTGACCCCGGTCGTCTGCGTCGGCGAAACGCTGGCCGAGCGCGAAGGCGGCAACACGCTGGGCGTGATCGAGCGCCAGCTGGAACCCGTGCTGGCGCTGGGCGCCCAATCCCTGATCCACGTCGTGCTGGCCTACGAACCGGTCTGGGCCATCGGCACCGGCCGCACCGCCACGCCGGAGCAGGCGCAGGAAGTGCACGGCGCCATCCGCGTCGCGCTGCGCGGCCTGGGCGTGCCCGGGGTCCGCATCCTGTACGGCGGCAGCGTCAAGGCCGCCAATGCCGCCGAACTGTTCGCCATGCCCGATATCGACGGCGCCTTGGTGGGCGGCGCGTCGCTGGTGGCCGATGAATTCCTGCGCATAGCCGCAATCTAA
- a CDS encoding NAD(P)H-quinone oxidoreductase, whose translation MLAVEISRPGGPEVLVPVQRPTPEPGPGEVLIKVSAAGVNRPDTFQRKGSYPPPRGASDLPGLEIAGEIVGGDAAMGGYAIGDKVCALVAGGGYAEYCVAPVQQCLPVPAGLSEIEAAGLPETYFTVWSNVFDRGHLGAGESLLVHGGASGIGTTAIQLASAMGHKVYGTAGSDDRARAIEKLGAAKGINYRDQDFVKEVLDATGGAGVNVILDMVAGDYIARDIQCLADEGRIVLIATLGGNHGNVDFGQVMRRRLTITGSTLRPRPVDFKGEIAARLRQHVWPLLESGKIKPIIHATFSLEEAAKAHAMMEAGEQIGKIILTIQH comes from the coding sequence ATGCTCGCCGTTGAAATCTCCCGCCCCGGCGGACCCGAAGTGCTCGTTCCCGTCCAGCGGCCCACGCCCGAGCCCGGCCCTGGAGAGGTATTGATCAAGGTCTCCGCGGCCGGCGTCAACCGGCCCGACACTTTCCAGCGCAAGGGCAGCTATCCGCCGCCGCGCGGCGCATCCGACCTGCCCGGGCTGGAAATCGCCGGCGAGATCGTCGGTGGCGACGCGGCCATGGGCGGCTATGCCATCGGCGACAAGGTCTGCGCCCTGGTCGCGGGTGGCGGCTACGCCGAGTACTGTGTCGCCCCCGTCCAGCAATGCCTGCCCGTCCCGGCCGGCCTGTCGGAAATCGAAGCCGCCGGCCTGCCGGAAACCTATTTCACCGTGTGGAGCAACGTCTTCGATCGCGGCCATCTGGGCGCCGGCGAAAGCCTGCTGGTGCATGGCGGGGCCAGCGGCATCGGCACCACGGCCATCCAGCTCGCCAGCGCCATGGGCCACAAGGTCTACGGTACCGCCGGCAGCGACGACCGCGCCCGCGCGATCGAGAAACTGGGCGCCGCCAAGGGCATCAATTACCGCGACCAGGATTTCGTGAAGGAAGTGCTGGATGCCACCGGCGGCGCCGGGGTCAACGTGATCCTGGACATGGTTGCGGGGGATTACATCGCCCGCGATATCCAATGCCTGGCCGACGAAGGCCGCATCGTCCTGATCGCCACGCTGGGCGGCAACCACGGCAATGTCGATTTCGGACAGGTCATGCGCCGCCGGTTGACCATCACGGGCTCGACGCTGCGGCCCCGCCCGGTGGACTTCAAGGGCGAAATCGCCGCCCGCCTGCGCCAGCACGTCTGGCCGCTGCTGGAAAGCGGCAAGATCAAGCCCATCATCCACGCCACCTTCTCGCTGGAGGAAGCCGCCAAGGCCCACGCCATGATGGAAGCGGGCGAACAGATCGGCAAGATCATCCTGACCATCCAGCATTGA
- a CDS encoding putative signal transducing protein, whose translation MIRLTRAPDLLMAQHWMNLLAQARIACELHNQYLTGAIGEIPVDQCGPEIWLKNERDLELATRIIDASWREPGQSLANWCCTSCGEWSEAQFTLCWQCGATRED comes from the coding sequence ATGATCCGGCTCACGCGCGCGCCTGATTTGCTGATGGCCCAGCACTGGATGAACCTGCTGGCGCAGGCTCGCATCGCCTGCGAGCTGCACAATCAATATCTGACCGGGGCGATCGGCGAGATTCCCGTCGACCAATGCGGACCTGAGATCTGGCTGAAAAACGAACGCGATCTCGAACTGGCCACGCGCATCATCGACGCCAGCTGGCGCGAACCTGGCCAGTCCCTGGCGAACTGGTGTTGTACATCCTGCGGTGAATGGTCGGAAGCGCAATTCACGCTGTGCTGGCAGTGCGGCGCGACACGCGAAGACTGA